In a single window of the Candidatus Limnocylindrales bacterium genome:
- a CDS encoding PAS domain S-box protein produces MKPASAVRPSSAASNMPIPLRLLLIEDNEFDAVLISKELARNGYDVTWERVDTAQALAAALERPWDLITCDWIMPRFGAPAALEILRQHGVDSPIIVLSGEVGEEMAVTAMKAGAHDFVGKNNLARLVPALQRELQEVEIRRARKREEALRDEEIRRLAFQHQSVENALRDTEELYRLTTESSRDLVTIINLRNEIRFMSPSVFALMGRNVEQEMNTAAFANVHPDDVEELIGLWGKAFTGETVSYCHRARHEDGTWRWLEGWGRLVEFRGEKCALAVSRDVTERKLAEEALRLSEDRYRDLIENAHDLIYVHDLQGNFLSVNRAAEIVSGYSRDELLTMNITQIVAPEHIDRGREIRRSQIAGDAPFESEIVIVTKDGRRVALEVSPRLTERDGVKALQGIARDITDRKRAEEQSQTHLRMLQGMEKIDRVIRLADDPDDMMADVLDMVLSLFQCDRAWLLHPCDPDAASWRVPMERCRPEYPGAFDRGHEIPMLPEARAAFRAALDCDGPVVFDQHSGREMPAQTALEFSIRSQVFLAVHPRRGKPWLFGLHQCSYERAWTPEELTLLTETGRRIADGLSSLMFLRELRSSEQRYRDLFENAPDVIYLHDLSGNFLNINRAGEKVTGYTREELLSLNLVRLVAPEDFPRMRDLLRAQISGQAPVVAELAIIAKDGRRVTLEVTPRLTHVGEDHVWEGIAHDITDRKAAEDQIRALNESLERRVAERTKNLAAINHELESFSASVSHDLRGPLRIINGFSRALEDEFARVLEERGLQYLHRIRSSATRMGQLIDDLLGLSRVTTGKLQWESVDLSAIARAVAIELQKPHPERRIDWRIASGLVGCGDAGLLRVALENLLGNAWKYTSKHSNARIEFGVMPGAECLERTSVDSAVEPDDRVYYIRDDGAGFDMKLADELFKAFRRLHSEGEFEGSGIGLATVQRIVHCHGGRIWAEAAPEQGASFYFTLGKPDTEIES; encoded by the coding sequence GTGAAGCCGGCCTCGGCAGTCCGTCCGTCGAGCGCCGCCTCCAATATGCCGATCCCTTTAAGGCTGCTACTCATCGAGGACAACGAATTCGATGCGGTCCTCATCTCCAAGGAACTCGCGCGAAACGGGTATGACGTTACCTGGGAACGGGTCGATACGGCGCAGGCACTCGCCGCCGCGCTGGAACGCCCCTGGGACCTGATTACCTGCGACTGGATCATGCCGCGCTTCGGTGCGCCGGCCGCCCTGGAAATCCTGCGGCAGCATGGCGTGGACTCGCCGATCATCGTTCTTTCCGGAGAGGTCGGCGAAGAGATGGCCGTGACCGCCATGAAGGCCGGAGCACACGATTTCGTGGGGAAGAACAACCTCGCGCGACTGGTTCCGGCCCTTCAGCGCGAGCTGCAGGAAGTCGAGATCCGGCGCGCACGCAAGCGCGAGGAGGCACTGCGCGACGAAGAAATTCGCAGGCTGGCGTTCCAGCATCAGTCTGTCGAGAACGCGCTTCGTGACACCGAGGAGCTCTATCGGCTGACCACCGAGAGCTCACGCGATCTCGTCACGATCATCAACCTCCGCAACGAGATCCGTTTCATGAGCCCTTCGGTGTTCGCGCTGATGGGACGCAACGTGGAACAGGAGATGAATACCGCCGCTTTCGCCAACGTGCATCCCGACGACGTCGAGGAACTGATCGGACTGTGGGGTAAGGCTTTCACCGGCGAGACGGTCAGCTACTGCCACCGCGCACGTCATGAGGACGGAACCTGGAGGTGGCTCGAAGGCTGGGGCCGTCTCGTCGAGTTCCGCGGCGAGAAATGCGCGCTCGCCGTGTCGCGCGATGTAACCGAGCGCAAGCTCGCCGAAGAGGCCCTGCGTTTGAGCGAGGATCGCTACCGCGACCTCATCGAGAACGCCCACGATCTGATTTACGTGCACGACCTCCAGGGCAATTTCCTCTCCGTCAATCGGGCCGCCGAAATCGTCAGCGGATATTCGCGGGACGAGCTGCTGACGATGAACATCACCCAGATCGTCGCGCCGGAGCACATCGACCGCGGCCGCGAGATCCGGCGCTCGCAGATCGCCGGCGACGCGCCTTTCGAGTCAGAGATCGTGATCGTGACGAAAGACGGGCGGCGCGTAGCGCTCGAAGTCAGTCCGCGCCTGACCGAACGCGATGGTGTAAAGGCGCTGCAGGGCATCGCCCGCGACATCACCGACCGCAAGCGCGCGGAGGAACAGAGCCAGACCCATCTGCGCATGCTGCAGGGTATGGAGAAAATCGACCGCGTCATCCGCCTCGCCGACGACCCGGACGACATGATGGCCGATGTCCTCGACATGGTTCTGTCGCTCTTCCAATGCGACCGCGCGTGGCTCCTGCATCCGTGCGATCCGGATGCGGCCTCGTGGCGCGTTCCGATGGAGCGTTGCCGTCCTGAATATCCGGGAGCCTTTGATCGCGGGCACGAGATCCCGATGCTTCCGGAGGCGCGCGCGGCATTTCGGGCGGCGCTCGATTGCGACGGCCCGGTCGTTTTCGACCAGCACTCCGGGCGCGAGATGCCCGCGCAGACCGCGCTCGAATTTTCGATCCGCTCCCAGGTGTTCCTCGCGGTTCATCCGAGACGAGGAAAGCCATGGCTTTTCGGGCTGCACCAGTGCTCGTACGAACGCGCCTGGACGCCGGAAGAACTGACGCTCCTGACCGAAACGGGGCGGCGAATCGCCGACGGCCTGAGCAGCCTGATGTTTCTTCGCGAGCTCCGCAGCAGTGAGCAGCGCTACAGGGATCTGTTCGAGAACGCGCCCGACGTCATCTACCTGCACGACCTGTCGGGAAACTTTCTGAACATCAACCGGGCCGGAGAAAAGGTCACGGGTTATACCCGTGAAGAGCTGCTGTCGCTCAATCTCGTGCGCCTCGTCGCGCCCGAAGACTTCCCGCGCATGCGTGACCTGCTACGGGCGCAGATCTCCGGACAGGCGCCGGTGGTCGCAGAACTGGCGATCATCGCCAAGGATGGCCGCCGCGTGACACTCGAAGTCACGCCGCGACTGACGCATGTCGGCGAAGACCATGTCTGGGAAGGCATCGCGCACGACATCACCGACAGAAAAGCCGCCGAGGACCAGATCCGCGCGCTCAACGAGAGCCTCGAGCGTCGTGTCGCCGAGCGAACGAAGAACCTCGCCGCAATCAACCACGAGCTCGAGTCGTTCAGTGCATCGGTTTCGCACGACCTGCGGGGACCGCTTCGGATCATCAATGGTTTCAGCCGCGCGCTGGAAGACGAATTCGCGCGCGTGCTCGAAGAACGAGGCCTTCAATATCTTCATCGTATTCGCAGCTCGGCGACGCGCATGGGCCAGCTCATCGACGACTTGCTGGGACTGTCACGCGTCACTACCGGCAAGCTGCAGTGGGAATCGGTCGACCTCAGTGCGATCGCGCGCGCGGTCGCCATCGAGCTGCAAAAACCCCACCCCGAGCGGCGCATCGACTGGCGCATTGCGTCGGGACTGGTCGGGTGCGGCGACGCCGGTCTGCTTCGGGTCGCGCTCGAGAACCTGCTCGGCAATGCCTGGAAATACACGAGCAAGCACTCGAACGCGCGCATCGAGTTCGGCGTAATGCCGGGCGCCGAGTGCCTGGAACGCACGAGTGTCGATTCCGCTGTCGAGCCGGACGATCGCGTCTATTACATACGGGACGATGGTGCGGGCTTCGACATGAAGCTGGCAGACGAGCTGTTCAAGGCGTTCCGGCGGCTCCATTCCGAAGGGGAGTTCGAAGGCAGCGGAATCGGGCTCGCGACCGTCCAGCGGATCGTTCACTGCCATGGTGGTCGCATCTGGGCGGAAGCAGCTCCCGAGCAGGGAGCTTCGTTCTACTTCACCCTCGGCAAACCCGACACGGAGATCGAGTCTTAG
- a CDS encoding PqiC family protein — protein MIDAFSRLRAGHHTVLRAAALAAAMLAAGCSLLRAAPDRSRYFVISSSGTSAVTSRGRSDIHFGLGPVKLPGYLDTQNIVRMGAGGSVEYVPDAFWAESVKDSFSRALLYRTGSRIGTGHAVAYPWYSTTRVDFKVPVDVLRFEATSDGRAVLDARWSVEVAATGAVIAGTESVFEEPAGNDPASIVEALNRCIDRLADAIAAAVASAPPAPSAAPARSPRR, from the coding sequence GTGATTGACGCCTTTTCGAGACTGCGCGCCGGACATCACACGGTTCTGCGCGCGGCAGCGCTCGCCGCCGCCATGCTCGCTGCCGGCTGTTCGCTGCTGCGCGCCGCTCCCGATCGCTCGCGATACTTCGTCATTTCGTCGAGCGGAACATCCGCCGTCACGTCCCGCGGCCGCTCCGACATTCATTTCGGTCTCGGCCCCGTCAAGCTCCCGGGCTATCTCGACACGCAGAACATCGTTCGCATGGGCGCCGGCGGGAGCGTGGAGTACGTGCCGGACGCGTTCTGGGCGGAGTCGGTCAAGGACAGCTTTTCGCGAGCGCTGCTTTATCGAACCGGCTCGCGCATCGGCACCGGGCACGCGGTGGCTTATCCGTGGTACTCGACCACTCGCGTGGACTTCAAGGTGCCCGTCGACGTGCTGCGCTTCGAAGCGACGTCGGACGGCCGCGCCGTGCTCGACGCGCGGTGGAGCGTCGAAGTCGCCGCAACCGGCGCGGTGATCGCCGGCACGGAGTCGGTGTTCGAAGAGCCCGCTGGAAACGATCCGGCAAGCATTGTCGAAGCGCTCAACCGCTGCATCGACCGCCTGGCGGACGCGATTGCGGCCGCTGTCGCGAGCGCGCCGCCGGCGCCGTCCGCGGCTCCAGCAAGGAGTCCGCGGCGCTAA